A DNA window from Myxocyprinus asiaticus isolate MX2 ecotype Aquarium Trade chromosome 45, UBuf_Myxa_2, whole genome shotgun sequence contains the following coding sequences:
- the e2f7 gene encoding transcription factor E2F7 isoform X1, whose amino-acid sequence MEMKCLSLKDLVSVRKIKTGPNETDNINDQKENICVDRRKMTPLKSDSVTTAINGHRRVSSPDITHITPIKHPERAHTDPWTPTANLKMLISAASPDIRDREMKKTLFRPIENEENVVENEEEEEELDDSCQFETLDDGGDDPERRPSRKQKSLGLLCQKFLALYPDYPKASKSIKISLDEVATCLGVERRRIYDIVNVLESLMLVSRMAKNLYLWHGRSLLPKTLQELQQKGREQGYHLQMDPRDETSLHATHHAQNTQAASSRRKDKSLRIMSQKFVMLFLVSKTHTVTLDTAAKILIEEGQDESSHSKYKTKVRRLYDIANVLTSLNLIKKLHVREEKSRKPAFKWIGPTDFHSSSDSDSLRVSDFKKSSSVMGTGERREKMARHDSFQVLSSPSVNQRQINSAPSTPHRDPKNEPVDYSRKTVPFGDSVQSSGSPVPLQADVPYASLPMPAQFTQHPLAYLPGLPQAPLFMVYSGHVPEGITQGQRSPISDLKRETEEEEEDQPAKRHKRAASIESETGESMTSSAQRSPFGSQGGSPWDETSFGPLNEGDTGTHSPKDPILSSHYLYVPNTAGLNGLNFLMPAGHTQDGMPTVAVPYFLVPSPLIAGAVSTSNAEGGASSGLSFSLPTVLSPARFVMAGGAFGVTGSTDAMNSPEHHRAPVPTFSPQAPRTQESSKLTHTQTPSTPKQAALGSKSFFETPGAFGSLMTPPAARKRGSAQRRLDIGHPTAN is encoded by the exons aTGGAGATGAAGTGTTTATCTCTGAAGGATCTGGTTAGTGTGAGGAAGATTAAGACAGGCCCAAATGAAACTGACAATATAAATGACCAGAAA GAGAACATCTGTGTGGACAGGAGAAAAATGACCCCTCTGAAGTCCGATTCTGTGACAACAGCCATTAATGGACACAGGAGAGTCTCAAGTCCAGATATCACTCATATCACCCCCATCAAACATCCTGAGAGGGCCCATACAGACCCCTGGACCCCCACAGCAAACCTGAAGATGCTGATCAGCGCCGCCAGCCCAGACATCCGCGACAGAGAAATGAAAAAGACCCTCTTCAGACCCATAGAAAACGAGGAGAATGTTGTAGAGaatgaggaagaggaagaagaactCGATGACTCCTGTCAG TTTGAAACATTAGACGATGGTGGAGATGATCCCGAGAGAAGACCCAGTCGCAAGCAGAAGAGTTTGGGGCTTCTGTGTCAGAAATTTCTGGCCTTGTACCCCGATTACCCCAAAGCCTCAAAAAGCATCAAAATCTCTCTGGATGAGGTGGCCACATGTTTAG GTGTGGAAAGGCGGCGTATCTACGACATCGTGAACGTGCTGGAGTCCCTGATGCTGGTGAGCAGAATGGCGAAGAACCTGTACTTGTGGCACGGACGATCGCTGCTGCCTAAAACCCTGCAGGAACTCCAGCAGAAGGGCCGAGAACAGGGCTACCATCTGCAGATGGACCCGAGAGACGAAACCAGTCTGCATGCCACCCACCACGCACAGAACACACAAG cAGCGTCCAGCCGAAGGAAAGATAAATCTCTCCGCATCATGAGCCAGAAGTTTGTCATGCTGTTCCTGGTGTCCAAAACACATACTGTTACGCTGGATACGGCTGCTAAGATTCTGATCGAGGAGGGTCAGGATGAGTCCAGCCACAGCAAATATAAAA CCAAGGTACGCCGCTTGTATGATATCGCTAACGTCCTCACCAGCCTGAATCTGATAAAGAAACTTCACGTGAGAGAGGAGAAAAGCCGCAAACCCGCCTTCAAATGGATCGGACCCACCGATTTCCACAGCAGCAGCG ACTCAGACAGTTTGAGAGTGTCAGATTTTAAGAAGAGCTCCTCTGTCATGGGCACAGGAGAACGGCGAGAGAAGATGGCACGTCACGACTCATTTCAGGTCCTTTCCTCCCCTTCTGTCAATCAAAGACAGATAAACTCCGCCCCTAGCACACCTCACAGAGATCCCAAAA ACGAGCCGGTTGATTATTCCAGGAAGACTGTGCCGTTTGGAGACAG TGTTCAGTCCAGTGGAAGTCCTGTGCCCCTTCAAGCTGATGTCCCGTATGCATCCCTGCCCATGCCCGCCCAGTTCACCCAGCACCCGTTAGCGTACCTGCCCGGCCTTCCACAAGCACCCCTGTTCATGGTGTACAGCGGGCACGTACCCGAGGGCATCACACAAGGTCAGCGATCACCCATCTCAGATCTGAAGCGAGAaacagaagaggaggaggaagatcaGCCAGCGAAAAGACACAAACGTGCCGCGTCCATAGAAAGTGAAACC GGTGAGAGTATGACCTCCAGTGCGCAAAGATCTCCATTTGGCTCCCAGGGAGGTTCTCCGTGGGACGAGACCTCGTTTGGGCCACTAAATGAGGGCGACACAGGGACACACAGTCCTAAAGACCCCATTCTGTCTTCTCATTACCTCTATGTTCCAAACACAGCAG GACTGAATGGTTTGAACTTCCTCATGCCAGCAGGGCACACTCAGGACGGCATGCCAACCGTAGCTGTGCCGTACTTTTTGGTACCATCCCCACTCATAGCAGGCGCAGTGTCCACGTCCAACGCTGAGGGGGGTGCCAGCAGTGGTTTGAGTTTCAGTCTGCCCACCGTGCTGTCACCAGCCCGGTTTGTGATGGCAGGAGGGGCGTTCGGTGTGACTGGCAGTACAGATGCAATGAACAGCCCAGAGCATCACAGAGCACCAGTGCCCACATTCTCACCACAAGCCCCACGAACACAAGAGAGCTCAaagctaacacacacacag
- the e2f7 gene encoding transcription factor E2F7 isoform X2, with amino-acid sequence MEMKCLSLKDLVSVRKIKTGPNETDNINDQKENICVDRRKMTPLKSDSVTTAINGHRRVSSPDITHITPIKHPERAHTDPWTPTANLKMLISAASPDIRDREMKKTLFRPIENEENVVENEEEEEELDDSCQFETLDDGGDDPERRPSRKQKSLGLLCQKFLALYPDYPKASKSIKISLDEVATCLGVERRRIYDIVNVLESLMLVSRMAKNLYLWHGRSLLPKTLQELQQKGREQGYHLQMDPRDETSLHATHHAQNTQASSRRKDKSLRIMSQKFVMLFLVSKTHTVTLDTAAKILIEEGQDESSHSKYKTKVRRLYDIANVLTSLNLIKKLHVREEKSRKPAFKWIGPTDFHSSSDSDSLRVSDFKKSSSVMGTGERREKMARHDSFQVLSSPSVNQRQINSAPSTPHRDPKNEPVDYSRKTVPFGDSVQSSGSPVPLQADVPYASLPMPAQFTQHPLAYLPGLPQAPLFMVYSGHVPEGITQGQRSPISDLKRETEEEEEDQPAKRHKRAASIESETGESMTSSAQRSPFGSQGGSPWDETSFGPLNEGDTGTHSPKDPILSSHYLYVPNTAGLNGLNFLMPAGHTQDGMPTVAVPYFLVPSPLIAGAVSTSNAEGGASSGLSFSLPTVLSPARFVMAGGAFGVTGSTDAMNSPEHHRAPVPTFSPQAPRTQESSKLTHTQTPSTPKQAALGSKSFFETPGAFGSLMTPPAARKRGSAQRRLDIGHPTAN; translated from the exons aTGGAGATGAAGTGTTTATCTCTGAAGGATCTGGTTAGTGTGAGGAAGATTAAGACAGGCCCAAATGAAACTGACAATATAAATGACCAGAAA GAGAACATCTGTGTGGACAGGAGAAAAATGACCCCTCTGAAGTCCGATTCTGTGACAACAGCCATTAATGGACACAGGAGAGTCTCAAGTCCAGATATCACTCATATCACCCCCATCAAACATCCTGAGAGGGCCCATACAGACCCCTGGACCCCCACAGCAAACCTGAAGATGCTGATCAGCGCCGCCAGCCCAGACATCCGCGACAGAGAAATGAAAAAGACCCTCTTCAGACCCATAGAAAACGAGGAGAATGTTGTAGAGaatgaggaagaggaagaagaactCGATGACTCCTGTCAG TTTGAAACATTAGACGATGGTGGAGATGATCCCGAGAGAAGACCCAGTCGCAAGCAGAAGAGTTTGGGGCTTCTGTGTCAGAAATTTCTGGCCTTGTACCCCGATTACCCCAAAGCCTCAAAAAGCATCAAAATCTCTCTGGATGAGGTGGCCACATGTTTAG GTGTGGAAAGGCGGCGTATCTACGACATCGTGAACGTGCTGGAGTCCCTGATGCTGGTGAGCAGAATGGCGAAGAACCTGTACTTGTGGCACGGACGATCGCTGCTGCCTAAAACCCTGCAGGAACTCCAGCAGAAGGGCCGAGAACAGGGCTACCATCTGCAGATGGACCCGAGAGACGAAACCAGTCTGCATGCCACCCACCACGCACAGAACACACAAG CGTCCAGCCGAAGGAAAGATAAATCTCTCCGCATCATGAGCCAGAAGTTTGTCATGCTGTTCCTGGTGTCCAAAACACATACTGTTACGCTGGATACGGCTGCTAAGATTCTGATCGAGGAGGGTCAGGATGAGTCCAGCCACAGCAAATATAAAA CCAAGGTACGCCGCTTGTATGATATCGCTAACGTCCTCACCAGCCTGAATCTGATAAAGAAACTTCACGTGAGAGAGGAGAAAAGCCGCAAACCCGCCTTCAAATGGATCGGACCCACCGATTTCCACAGCAGCAGCG ACTCAGACAGTTTGAGAGTGTCAGATTTTAAGAAGAGCTCCTCTGTCATGGGCACAGGAGAACGGCGAGAGAAGATGGCACGTCACGACTCATTTCAGGTCCTTTCCTCCCCTTCTGTCAATCAAAGACAGATAAACTCCGCCCCTAGCACACCTCACAGAGATCCCAAAA ACGAGCCGGTTGATTATTCCAGGAAGACTGTGCCGTTTGGAGACAG TGTTCAGTCCAGTGGAAGTCCTGTGCCCCTTCAAGCTGATGTCCCGTATGCATCCCTGCCCATGCCCGCCCAGTTCACCCAGCACCCGTTAGCGTACCTGCCCGGCCTTCCACAAGCACCCCTGTTCATGGTGTACAGCGGGCACGTACCCGAGGGCATCACACAAGGTCAGCGATCACCCATCTCAGATCTGAAGCGAGAaacagaagaggaggaggaagatcaGCCAGCGAAAAGACACAAACGTGCCGCGTCCATAGAAAGTGAAACC GGTGAGAGTATGACCTCCAGTGCGCAAAGATCTCCATTTGGCTCCCAGGGAGGTTCTCCGTGGGACGAGACCTCGTTTGGGCCACTAAATGAGGGCGACACAGGGACACACAGTCCTAAAGACCCCATTCTGTCTTCTCATTACCTCTATGTTCCAAACACAGCAG GACTGAATGGTTTGAACTTCCTCATGCCAGCAGGGCACACTCAGGACGGCATGCCAACCGTAGCTGTGCCGTACTTTTTGGTACCATCCCCACTCATAGCAGGCGCAGTGTCCACGTCCAACGCTGAGGGGGGTGCCAGCAGTGGTTTGAGTTTCAGTCTGCCCACCGTGCTGTCACCAGCCCGGTTTGTGATGGCAGGAGGGGCGTTCGGTGTGACTGGCAGTACAGATGCAATGAACAGCCCAGAGCATCACAGAGCACCAGTGCCCACATTCTCACCACAAGCCCCACGAACACAAGAGAGCTCAaagctaacacacacacag
- the e2f7 gene encoding transcription factor E2F7 isoform X3, whose protein sequence is MTPLKSDSVTTAINGHRRVSSPDITHITPIKHPERAHTDPWTPTANLKMLISAASPDIRDREMKKTLFRPIENEENVVENEEEEEELDDSCQFETLDDGGDDPERRPSRKQKSLGLLCQKFLALYPDYPKASKSIKISLDEVATCLGVERRRIYDIVNVLESLMLVSRMAKNLYLWHGRSLLPKTLQELQQKGREQGYHLQMDPRDETSLHATHHAQNTQAASSRRKDKSLRIMSQKFVMLFLVSKTHTVTLDTAAKILIEEGQDESSHSKYKTKVRRLYDIANVLTSLNLIKKLHVREEKSRKPAFKWIGPTDFHSSSDSDSLRVSDFKKSSSVMGTGERREKMARHDSFQVLSSPSVNQRQINSAPSTPHRDPKNEPVDYSRKTVPFGDSVQSSGSPVPLQADVPYASLPMPAQFTQHPLAYLPGLPQAPLFMVYSGHVPEGITQGQRSPISDLKRETEEEEEDQPAKRHKRAASIESETGESMTSSAQRSPFGSQGGSPWDETSFGPLNEGDTGTHSPKDPILSSHYLYVPNTAGLNGLNFLMPAGHTQDGMPTVAVPYFLVPSPLIAGAVSTSNAEGGASSGLSFSLPTVLSPARFVMAGGAFGVTGSTDAMNSPEHHRAPVPTFSPQAPRTQESSKLTHTQTPSTPKQAALGSKSFFETPGAFGSLMTPPAARKRGSAQRRLDIGHPTAN, encoded by the exons ATGACCCCTCTGAAGTCCGATTCTGTGACAACAGCCATTAATGGACACAGGAGAGTCTCAAGTCCAGATATCACTCATATCACCCCCATCAAACATCCTGAGAGGGCCCATACAGACCCCTGGACCCCCACAGCAAACCTGAAGATGCTGATCAGCGCCGCCAGCCCAGACATCCGCGACAGAGAAATGAAAAAGACCCTCTTCAGACCCATAGAAAACGAGGAGAATGTTGTAGAGaatgaggaagaggaagaagaactCGATGACTCCTGTCAG TTTGAAACATTAGACGATGGTGGAGATGATCCCGAGAGAAGACCCAGTCGCAAGCAGAAGAGTTTGGGGCTTCTGTGTCAGAAATTTCTGGCCTTGTACCCCGATTACCCCAAAGCCTCAAAAAGCATCAAAATCTCTCTGGATGAGGTGGCCACATGTTTAG GTGTGGAAAGGCGGCGTATCTACGACATCGTGAACGTGCTGGAGTCCCTGATGCTGGTGAGCAGAATGGCGAAGAACCTGTACTTGTGGCACGGACGATCGCTGCTGCCTAAAACCCTGCAGGAACTCCAGCAGAAGGGCCGAGAACAGGGCTACCATCTGCAGATGGACCCGAGAGACGAAACCAGTCTGCATGCCACCCACCACGCACAGAACACACAAG cAGCGTCCAGCCGAAGGAAAGATAAATCTCTCCGCATCATGAGCCAGAAGTTTGTCATGCTGTTCCTGGTGTCCAAAACACATACTGTTACGCTGGATACGGCTGCTAAGATTCTGATCGAGGAGGGTCAGGATGAGTCCAGCCACAGCAAATATAAAA CCAAGGTACGCCGCTTGTATGATATCGCTAACGTCCTCACCAGCCTGAATCTGATAAAGAAACTTCACGTGAGAGAGGAGAAAAGCCGCAAACCCGCCTTCAAATGGATCGGACCCACCGATTTCCACAGCAGCAGCG ACTCAGACAGTTTGAGAGTGTCAGATTTTAAGAAGAGCTCCTCTGTCATGGGCACAGGAGAACGGCGAGAGAAGATGGCACGTCACGACTCATTTCAGGTCCTTTCCTCCCCTTCTGTCAATCAAAGACAGATAAACTCCGCCCCTAGCACACCTCACAGAGATCCCAAAA ACGAGCCGGTTGATTATTCCAGGAAGACTGTGCCGTTTGGAGACAG TGTTCAGTCCAGTGGAAGTCCTGTGCCCCTTCAAGCTGATGTCCCGTATGCATCCCTGCCCATGCCCGCCCAGTTCACCCAGCACCCGTTAGCGTACCTGCCCGGCCTTCCACAAGCACCCCTGTTCATGGTGTACAGCGGGCACGTACCCGAGGGCATCACACAAGGTCAGCGATCACCCATCTCAGATCTGAAGCGAGAaacagaagaggaggaggaagatcaGCCAGCGAAAAGACACAAACGTGCCGCGTCCATAGAAAGTGAAACC GGTGAGAGTATGACCTCCAGTGCGCAAAGATCTCCATTTGGCTCCCAGGGAGGTTCTCCGTGGGACGAGACCTCGTTTGGGCCACTAAATGAGGGCGACACAGGGACACACAGTCCTAAAGACCCCATTCTGTCTTCTCATTACCTCTATGTTCCAAACACAGCAG GACTGAATGGTTTGAACTTCCTCATGCCAGCAGGGCACACTCAGGACGGCATGCCAACCGTAGCTGTGCCGTACTTTTTGGTACCATCCCCACTCATAGCAGGCGCAGTGTCCACGTCCAACGCTGAGGGGGGTGCCAGCAGTGGTTTGAGTTTCAGTCTGCCCACCGTGCTGTCACCAGCCCGGTTTGTGATGGCAGGAGGGGCGTTCGGTGTGACTGGCAGTACAGATGCAATGAACAGCCCAGAGCATCACAGAGCACCAGTGCCCACATTCTCACCACAAGCCCCACGAACACAAGAGAGCTCAaagctaacacacacacag